A stretch of the Deltaproteobacteria bacterium genome encodes the following:
- a CDS encoding TAXI family TRAP transporter solute-binding subunit, producing the protein MRKTHFFVVFFAVAIIFLFHLTISPGLAAEKKYRFMLGTAGAGGEVYIWGGGAAKVVSQFSKDVQLTAQLTAGSGENLIRIKSGTLKIGLSSNEWNWELFNGKGGLPKYEHRAIFAMYKGDWHWGCRKTFPGNTIYDFKGKRFSFGPKGGGSYGMIKYALDALGLKFTDFDAKYLSVA; encoded by the coding sequence ATGAGAAAAACACATTTTTTTGTTGTTTTTTTCGCAGTAGCAATAATTTTTTTATTTCATCTGACTATTTCCCCGGGTCTGGCCGCTGAGAAGAAGTATCGGTTCATGCTGGGAACGGCCGGGGCAGGGGGAGAAGTCTATATATGGGGAGGGGGAGCGGCCAAGGTAGTGTCCCAGTTTTCCAAAGATGTACAGCTTACTGCCCAGCTCACCGCCGGGTCGGGAGAAAACCTCATCCGCATCAAAAGTGGCACGCTGAAAATCGGGTTGTCTTCAAACGAATGGAATTGGGAGCTTTTCAACGGCAAGGGAGGACTTCCTAAATACGAGCATCGGGCGATCTTCGCCATGTATAAAGGGGACTGGCACTGGGGATGCCGTAAAACCTTCCCTGGAAACACCATTTATGATTTTAAAGGGAAAAGGTTTTCCTTTGGCCCAAAGGGAGGCGGTTCATACGGGATGATCAAATACGCCCTCGATGCTTTGGGGCTAAAGTTTACGGATTTTGATGCCAAATATCTTTCCGTAGC